A single window of Pyrus communis chromosome 10, drPyrComm1.1, whole genome shotgun sequence DNA harbors:
- the LOC137747008 gene encoding casein kinase 1-like protein 2: MESVVGGNGWFDRKSRPVVNGRFRVGPIIRFSQFGVVYHGTDTFTKQLVEIKLFSSNPYELFVGGLLYWTLAAGISKVGWIGVEGDHNALVMDINRVEFVHSKSFLHQDIKPENFLFGAIKQPNEVGGLFYSFGVVFIVQRLIVSCFKVALRKCRHFGDGKKWKHNVAYSSINAHRGVEQSCRDDLESLGYVLTYFLRGSLPWQEVSARTREEEFEKMCEIKESISIEELCRGYPREFAAYLNYCRSLRFDEKPDHAYLRKLFRRLFDRKGYRRDLKYDWVRNPACLLSEEGIVVARRLYRKVVPYCPRNKNAGPVIKHCN; encoded by the exons ATGGAGTCTGTTGTTGGAGGGAATGGATGGTTTGATAGGAAGTCTCGACCTGTTGTGAACGGAAGGTTTCGAGTCGGCCCGATAATCCGTTTCTCGCAGTTCGGAGTGGTCTACCAtg GAACTGATACTTTCACGAAGCAGTTGGTTGAGATTAAGCTG tttAGTTCTAACCCCTATGAACTCTTCGTTGGTGGGCTTCTGTATTGGACTTTGGCAGCTGGAATTTCAAAAGTGGGATGGATTGGAGTGGAAGGAGACCACAATGCTCTTGTGATGGAC ATCAATCGTGTGGAGTTTGTCCATTCCAAATCATTTCTACACCAGGATATCAAGCCAGAAAACTTCCTATTTGGTGCCATTAAACAACCTAATGAG GTTGGTGGCTTGTTTTATTCTTTCGGTGTTGTCTTTATTGTTCAACGGCTGATTGTATCTTGCTTCAAAGTTGCACTTCGGAAATGCCGTCATTTTGG AGACGGTAAGAAGTGGAAACATAATGTAGCATATTCAAGCATCAATGCTCACCGTGGCGTTG AGCAAAGCTGCCGGGATGATTTAGAATCACTTGGATATGTCCTTACGTACTTTCTACGAGGAAG tcTGCCTTGGCAAGAGGTGTCAGCAAGGACTAGAGAGGAAGAGTTTGAGAAGATGTGTGAAATAAAAGAGTCAATTTCAATAGAG GAGTTATGCCGAGGATATCCAAGGGAATTTGCGGCGTACTTGAACTACTGCAGGTCTTTAAGGTTTGATGAAAAACCAGATCATGCTTATCTGAGGAAGCTCTTTCGCCGCCTTTTTGATCGAAAAG GTTATCGGCGGGATTTGAAGTATGATTGGGTTCGTAACCCGGCCTGCTTGTTGTCAGAGGAAGGTATTGTCGTCGCTAGAAGATTGTACAGAAAAGTGGTGCCGTATTGCCCAAGAAACAAAAACGCTGGACCAGTTATAAAGCACTGTAATTAG